In Hyalangium ruber, the genomic stretch GCGGCGTCGAACCGGCTGCTCGCTTCGAACAGGGCAAGCGCCTCGCGTCCCGAAGCGGCCCGCGTGGCTTCGGCGCCCCACGAACCCACCTGCCGGGAGAGGATCTCCCGGTTGGTCGCGTTGTCATCGACGATGAGCAGACGCCGGCCCGTGAGCCGGGGTGGAACCTGCCCACGTGACGGCAGCACCGCCTCGGTGGCCTCGCCGACCTCAAGAGTGAACGAGAACCGCGAACCCTCGCCCACGCGGCTCTCGACCGAGATCGCTCCGTTCATCATCTCGACGAGGCGCTTGCTGATGGCGAGCCCCAGCCCGGTGCCGCCGTACTGCCGGGTCGTCGAGGCATCGACCTGGCTGAACGAGCGGAAGAGCCGATCGAGCCGCTCCTCCGGGATTCCGATGCCCGTGTCCCGGACCGTGAACCGGAGTTCATGGCGCCCCGCGTCCAGCGGTCGCGAGGTGACAGTGACGACGACCTCCCCGGCCTGGGTGAACTTGAGGGCATTGGACACGAGGTTGACGAGCACCTGCCGCAGGCGCGTCACGTCGCTGGTGACCACCTGGGGTACGCCCTCGTCCACCGCGCACGCCAGCTCGAGCCCCTTCTGCGCGGCCGTCGGCGCGAGCAGGTCCAGCGCCTCCTCGACGCACTCGCGCACGTCGAACGGATGGCGCTCGATGTCGAGCTTGCCCGACTCGATCTTCGAGAAGTCGAGGATCTCGTTGATGATGGTGAGCAGCGCGTCCCCGGAGTTGCGGATCGTCTCTGCGAACTCGCGCTGCTCGGGGCTGAGCGGGGTGTCGAGCAGGAGCCCCGCCATGCCGATGACCGCGTTCATCGGCGTGCGGATCTCATGGCTCATGTTCGCCAGGAACTCGCTCTTGGCCGCGGCGGCGCGCTCCGCCAATTGCTTTGCCTCGGAGAGCTCGGCCGTGCGCTCGGCGACGCGCTTCTCCAGCGAGGCGTTCATCTCGAGCAGGGCCTGCTCCTGAGCGGCGAGCGAATCGACGAGTCCCGTGAGGGAGTGGGCGAGGCGGGCCACCTCGTCACCGCCGGTGACGGCGGGGATGCGCGCCGGGTGCTCGCGGCGGCGGATGCGGTCAGCGGCGGCGGCGATGGCCAGCAGCGGGCGCGTCATGCGGTCGGCGAGGAACCAGCCCAGGGCGATGAACGCGAGGCCGAACAGCGCGCCGGAGCCGATGATGGTCCACCGAAGCTGGCGCGCCAGGGCGAAGGCCACCGTGGCGTCGCGCCGCAGGAGGACCGTCCAGCCCAGGCCCTTGTACTCCGCATGACCGGTGTCCACGGCCGAGGCGGCGAGGTACTGGTGGCCATCGGGGAAGGTCAGGATGGCGCCCTCGTCACTCTGGGCCGCTTGGAGCAGGGCGGGATCCAGGATCGAGTCACGCAGGCTCTCCGGGCCGAGCAGGACCCGCCCCGCGGTGCTCACGATGAGCAGCTCCAGGCCCGTCTGGCCTCCGGTCGTGGCGAGCATGTCGCGCTCGAGCTTCTCCGCCCACTCCCAGTTGAGGTGCGCTCCGAGCACGCCCGCGAAGCGCTCATCGGGAGCAAACACGGGGGCTGCCACGTCGACGAAGCGCAGGGGCTCTCCCGACGGATTGGGCAGGAGCTTCGCGAGCAGGACCGCCTCGTGCAGGTCTCCCGCGTAGGTGCCGGAGCGTGCGCCCATCCACCAGGGCCGCTGGGAGACCTGCACACCTTCGAGGAGTCCCTGGGCGCTCGCGATGAGAACACCCTGGGCGTCGGTCAGGCCGATGAAGGCATAGTCGGGGTAGGTGGACTGGAGCTTCTCCAGGAACTCGCGCTTCCGGGAGACGGGGACGGCCGGGTCACGGATCTCACTGAGGCTGGCGGCCACCTGGACATCGCGGTAGCGCTCGTACATGCCACGTCCCAGGGCCTCGGCCATCTGTCGGGCGGTCTGGCGGAGCGCCAGGGCCGAGTCCCGTTCGATGTGCCGGCGGGCCATCTCTCCCGCGACGAGGGCGAGCGACAGCGACAGGACGAGGCTGACCCCACCAAAACAGAGCGCGAGCCGCAGCTTTAGACTCAGCCGGGAGCCCGTGACTTGGTCGGGTGGGGGAGGGGTGGTGGGCAAGGGCACGGAGGCGGCGGAAAGCCTGCAGTATCGGGGATTTACCGCTGCGGGTGCCAGCGCCCCGCCGCCTGACGCGGAGTGAAGCCACCCTTACGGAGAGGGAGCGGCCCCGGTGATTCGCGCGAGGGCCTGCACCGCCTGTTTGGGCGTGAAGATCACGAACGGCAGGTCGCGGCGATCCGCGAGCGAGAGCACCCGCTTGTCCTTGCTCACCAGCCAGGCGGAGCCAATCCGGGCCGCGAGGATGAGGAACTTCTGATCATCCCGGTCGCGGCAGCGGGGCAGGGTGGGGAGCGGCGAGAGGTCTCCATCGGGGGCCATCTGCACGAGCCCCCGGTAGCGGGAGAGGACGGCTTGCCTGGCGGCCTCGTCCAACTTGAAGGAGGGCATGGGGAGCACCCACTCCAACTCCTGGAGCGTCTGTCGATCCGCCCACGCGGTGAGCTGGCCCGCCGTCAGGGCATGGCCGAGGGGGCGTGCGATCGGGTCATCGAACACCAGCAGGTCCAGGATCACATTGGTGTCGAGGACCACGCTCTGGGGCTGGGAAGGAGAGGTGGGAACGGGTTGGGCCATATCGCTCCCGGTGGTGGGTCAGCGTCCCAGCAGGTCCTTGGCGCCATCGGCCATGAACTGCACGGCGATGGCGGCGAGGATGAGCCCCATCACGCGCTCGAGGATGGCCACGCCCGACTGCTTGAGCACGCGCTGCACCAGGTGGGAGGCGCGCAGGATGTAGTAGCTGGCCACGAACGTGAGCACGATGGCGGCGAGCACCGGCACCGCCATCGACCACGTCTCGCCCTTGGACATGAGCACCATGGCGGAGGCGATGGCGCCCGGGCCCGCGAGCAGCGGCATGGCCAGAGGCACCAGCGCCACGTCCTCCTTGTGCGCGCCCTCCTGCTGCTCGCTGTGGCTGGTGCGCGTCTCCGAGGGCCGGGCGCGGAGCATGTCCAGCGCGGTGATGAGCAGCAGGATGCCGCCGGCGACGCGGAAGGCGGCCAGCGAGACGCCGAAGATCTGGAAGATGACGCCGCCGAAGAGGGCGAAGAAGAGCAGCAGCCCGCCGGCCACCAGACAGGCCCGCAGCGCCGTGCGGCGCATCTTCTCCGCCGAGTCGCCCGCGGTGATGGCCAGGAAGATGGGCACCACGCCGATCGGGTCCACCACGAAGAAGACGGCGGAGAGCGAGACGAGGAAGTGGGTGAGGTAGGCGCCCATCCCCGTTACACCGTGAGGCGCAGCTTCCAGACCATGGTGAGCGCCTCGAGGAAGATCTTCCGGCTCATCTTCGAGTGCCCGACGCGCCGGTCCTCGAAGACGATGGGCACCTCGCGCACGGTGAAGCCCTTCTTGAGCGTCCGGTAGGTGAGTTCGATCTGGAAGGCGTACCCGGTGCTCTTCACCTCATCGAGGCCGATGGACTCCAGCACGCGGCGGTGGAAGCACTTGAAGCCACCGGTCAGGTCGCGCACGTCCACCCCGAGGATGGTGCGCGCGTAGAGCGAGCCGCCCTGGCTGATGACCTGCCGCCCGATGCCCCAGTTCACCGTGCCACCGCCGGTGACGTAGCGCGAGCCCAGCACCAGGTCCGCGCCCGCCTCGGCGGTGTCCAGGATGGTGGGCAGGTGGCGCGGATCGTGGCTGAAGTCCGCGTCCATCTCGATGATGTACGTGTACCCCTGCTCCAGCGCCCAGCGGAAGGCGGCCAGGTACGCGCGGCCCAGGCCCTCCTTCTTCTCGCGGTGGAACACCCGGATGCGCGGCTCCTTGGCGGCCAGCGCGTCGGCGATCCGCCCGGTCCCATCCGGCGAGTTGTCATCCACGACGAGGATGTCCACGCGGGGCTCGGCCTTGAGCACCGCCTGGGTGATGGGCTCGATGTTCTCCGCCTCGTTATAGGTGGGGATGCAGACCAGCGCTCGGTTCATGGCGCGGCGGGACATAGCAGAGCCCGGCCCCGCTCACCCTCAAACTTTGACGGGGGCGGGCAGCAACTCCAGCACGGCCTCCGCAGCCCGCTCGGCGGCGCCTGGGCCTCCCAGCCGGCCTCGGACTTCCTCCAGCCCTCGAAGCATCTCCTCCCGAGGTGGGCCCGGATCCCACACGCGGCGGACCTCCGAGGCGATGCGCTCGGGCGTCATGTCGCCCTGGAGCAGCTCGGGTACGAGCCGGCGCCCGGCGAGCAGGTTCACCAGCGCCACGTGGGCGACCTTCAGCATGAGCCGGCCCACGAGGTAGGTGACGAGCGAGACGCGGTAGACGACCACCAGCGGGCGTTGCATCAGCCCGGCCTCCAGCACCGCCGTCCCCGAGGCGACGATGGCCGCGTCGCTCGCGCCCACCACCTCGGGGGCGCGGCCCTCCACGAGCCGGGGCGACAGGCCGCTGCCCTCGAAGCGGGAGACGACCTCCTCGCGGGGGATGGTGGGGGCCACGGGGACGACGATCTGCAGCCCGGGGCGCTCGGCTGCGAGCTGTTTCGCCGCGCCCACCATGGAGGGCAACAGGCGGCGAATCTCACTCATGCGACTGCCCGGCAGCAGGGCGAGTGTGGGCGCATCCACCGAGAGGCCGAGCTGCTGGCGGAAGGCGGCGGCGCTGGCGGGGGCGGGGACCTGCTCCACCACGGGGCTGCCCACGTACCGGGCGTCCACTCCGGAGTCCCGATAGAAGGCCTCCTCGAAGGGGAGGATGCACAGCATCCGGTCCACGCGCTGGCGAATGGTCTTCACCCGGCCCTGGCGCCAGGCCCAGATCATCGGCGACACGTAGTAGGCGACCGGGATTCCCAGGGCTTTCAGCTTGGCGGCCAGGCGCAGGTTGAAGTCCGGGATGTCCACCAGGATGGCGCACACGGGGCGGCGCTCCTGGGCGGCGTCGGCCAGTCCGCGCATGACCTGGAGGATGCGGGGAATCTTGGGCAGCACCTCGGTGATGCCCATCACGGATACTTCCTGGGCGCTGAAGAGCAGCTCGACCCCCCGGGCGGCCAGGCGCGAGCCTCCCATGCCGAAGAAGCGCAGGTCCGGGCGCCGCGCCTGGAGGGCGGCGACGAGCTCGGAGGCGTGGGCGTCGCCGGAGGCCTCACCGGTGACGACGAGAATCTGTGGAGCAGCGGTCATCAGGGGCGCGCATCGTAACTGAAGCGGGCCGGACAAATGTGTACACTCCGGGCCCCCTTGAAGACGCTTCTGCTCGCCGAGAGCCATCCGCCTACGCTCGAGCACCTCACCGGCCTGCTGGCCCAGGCGGGGTACACCGTACGCGCGGTGTCCGAGCCCGCCGCCGCCATGGAGCACTTCGTGGCGGACAACCCCGTCGCGGTGGTGGTGGCTGTGGACCTGCCCCGGCTGTCGGGCTCGCACGTGGGGCAGCTCATCCGCAACCACCGGCAGGGCGCGCGGGTGCCCATCATCGCCATCGACAAGGGGCACCTGGGCAAGGCGAAGGGCGTGGCCTCGATCCTGGACCTGGGGGTGAGCGCCTACATCCCGGACCCGCTCAAGCCGGGCGAGCTGGCGGCCAAGGTGGACGCGCTGGTGAGCGCGGCGCAGGCGGTGGTGCCCGCCACGGGCATCCAGGCGATGCTCGCCCGCCCGGCGGTGACGGCCCGGGACCTGAAGGGCTATCCGCTGCCGGAGGTGGTGCATCTCCTTTATAGGCAGCGGCGGGATGGGGTGCTGGTGGTGGCGTACCGGGAGCTGGCCCGGCGCGTCTTCTTCGCGCGGGGCGTGGCGGTGAACTACGACTCCACGGCGCGCCAGGACGGGCTGCCGGGCTTCCTGCTGGAGCGGAAGATCGTCACCGAGGCCCAGTCGGAGCGCGTGGTGCAGGCGCTGGGCTCGGGGCTGCGCATTGGCGCGGCGCTGGCGGATGCGGGAGTGGAGGCGGCCGGCGAGGAGCTGCTGCAAATCCTCCGCGACTACACGCGGGATCGACTGGCCCAGATGGTCGGCATGCGCGACGGGCGCTTCGCCTTCTACGAAGGGACCGAGTTCCAGGAGGAGGTGGCCACGGTGGAGATCCCCGCCCTGGCGCCGGTGCTGGATGGGGCGCGGCGGTCCATTCCGCTCAAGGTGCTGGCGGCCCCTCTGCGCAAGCACCTGAACGACTACCCGGTGCGCTCGTCGGAGTTCGGCAAGGATCTGCCGGCGCTGGGGCTCGACACGGATGACTTGAAGATCGCCATGCAGATCAGCGGGCGGCTGGTGCTGAGGGATCTGCTGGCGCACGGGCGGGGAGACCTGCGGCGTGGGTACTCGCTGCTGTGGTTCCTCCAGCTCACGGGCGGGGTGACGTTCTCGGCCACGCCGGTGGCGACGGAGGGCGTGGTGCTCTCCGGCGGAGAGGACGTCATCGCCCCGCGCAAGCGCAAGCCGATCCCGGCGGAGACGGCGGCGACCCTGCGCGAGGGGGCGGTGAAGATCATCACCAGCAGCTACTTCCACAGCCTGGGGTTGGACATCGCGGCGGACATGGAGGCGGTGGAGCGCGCCTACCACGAGACGGCGATGAAGTTTCACCCGGACACCTATGCCGAGTACGACACCTCGGAGCTGAGGGACTTGCTCGACTCGGTGCAGGAGAAACTGTCGGCCTCCTACCGGGTGCTCTCGGTGGAGGACAAGCGCAAGGCGTACCTCCAATACCTGCTCTCGAAGCTGGACGTGGGAGGGCGAGCCAACGCCATCAACGTGGAGGCGGAGATCCTCATCCGGCGCGGGGAGACGTACCTCAAGCGCAAGGACTACCGGATGGCGCTCCAGCTCTTCGAGGAGGCCGTGGCGCTCAACCCCCGGGAGCCCGAGTATTTCTCGTACCTGGCGTGGGCCACCTACCACGCGGCGCCGGGGCCGCTGAAGGAGCGGGCGAAGGCCGCCCAGAAGGTGCTCAAGCGCGCTCTCTCCCTCAACGCCTACCTGGAGCGGGCGCAGATCATCTCGGCCATCATCGACAATGATCTGGAGGACGCGACGTCGGCGCGGAAGAAGCTGTTGAAGGTGCTCGAGCTCAACCCCAACTCCCAGCTCGCCAAGGCCGCGTTGCGCAAGGTGGGCCGTTGATGGGTACACGGGAGGCGCTGTTGCGGCTGCTGCGGTATGGGCGGCCGCACGTCGGGGTGCTCGTGTCGGCGTTCGCCTGCATGGCGGTGCTGGGCGTGGGCACGGGGGCCTACGCGTACCTGATGGGCCCGGCGCTGCGCTTCCTGCTGTCGGGAGGCACCGAGGGCTTCGGCGGGGAGCACGCGGTGCCCTGGCTCTCGAAGCTGCCGCGCGAGGCGGCACTGTGGGGCTTTCCGCTCGTGGTGGTGCTGGTGGGCGTGGTGAAGGGAGTGGGCTACCTGGGGCAGTTCTACTTCATGGGCCTGTTCGCGCAGCGGGTGGTGAAGGACCTGCGGCGGGACCTCTTCCTGCGGCTCACGGCGCTGTCGCCCTCGCAGCTCTCGAAGGAGCGGGTGGGGGATCTGCTCAGTCGGTTCTCCTCGGACATGACGGCGGTGGAGTGGGCGGCGATGTACACGGTGGGCTCGTACTTGCGAGACACGCTCCAGGTGTTGGTGCTGGCGAGCGTGGCGCTGGCGATGAGCCCGCTGCTGGGCGGATTGATGCTGGCGGTCATCCCGCTGGCGGCGCTGCCGGCGTCACGGCTCACGCGCAAGGCGCTGAAGGGGACGCGGGAGGGGCAGTCGCAGCTTGGCCAGCTCGCGGGGCAGCTCCACGAGGGGCTGGGCGGCATCCGGACGATCCAGGCCTTCAACGGGCAGGCGGCGGAGCTGGCGCGGTTCTCGGCGCACACGCAGGCACATGAAAAGGCGGTCGTCGGCGCCGCCTGGGCGCGAGGCGCGGTGCCTGGAATGATGGAGGTGCTCGCGGCCGCCGCGCTCGCGGGGGCGCTGGCCTACGCGGCGGCGACCCGGGCGATGGAACCGGCGGCGCTGCTGTCGCTGCTGACGGCCGTCATCCTCGTCTACCAGCCGGTGAAGGACCTGGGCCGAGTCACCCAGTTCGCGATGCAGGCGGGAGCCGCGGGAGAGCGCCTCTTCGCGCTGCTGGATCTGCGCCACCCGGTGGAGGATCCCCCAGGAGTCGTCCCCGCGCCGCCGCTCCAGCAGGGCCTGCGGCTGGAGGACGTGCATTTCTCCTATGGCCCGCGCCGGGCGCTGGAGGGCCTGACGCTGGAGCTGCCGGTGGGCAAGGTGACGGCGCTGGTGGGGCCGAGTGGCGGCGGCAAGAGCACGGTGACCTCGTTGCTGCTGCGCTTCGAGAAGCCTCAGTCGGGCCGGCTGCTGCTCGACGGCGTGGACGCGGATCGCTACGAGGCGGCGAGCGTCCGGTCACGGTTCGCGCTGGTGACACAGGAGCCGCTGCTCTTCTCGGGAAGCGTGCTGGACAACCTCCGCTTCGGCCGGCCGGATGCGACGCTTGAGGAGGTAGAGGCGGCGGCACGGGTGGCCCACGCGGACGGGTTCATCCGGGCGCTGCCGCAGGGGTACGAGACGCTCATCGGAGAGCGGGGAGTCACCCTGAGTGGCGGCCAGCGCCAGCGGCTGTGCATCGCGCGAGCGGTGCTCTCCCGGGCTCCGGTGTTGGTTCTGGACGAGGCCACGAGCAGCCTCGATCCCGAGAGTGAGCGGGAAGTGCAGGCGGCGCTGGCGGCGGTGCTGCCGGGACGGACGGC encodes the following:
- a CDS encoding hybrid sensor histidine kinase/response regulator, giving the protein MPLPTTPPPPDQVTGSRLSLKLRLALCFGGVSLVLSLSLALVAGEMARRHIERDSALALRQTARQMAEALGRGMYERYRDVQVAASLSEIRDPAVPVSRKREFLEKLQSTYPDYAFIGLTDAQGVLIASAQGLLEGVQVSQRPWWMGARSGTYAGDLHEAVLLAKLLPNPSGEPLRFVDVAAPVFAPDERFAGVLGAHLNWEWAEKLERDMLATTGGQTGLELLIVSTAGRVLLGPESLRDSILDPALLQAAQSDEGAILTFPDGHQYLAASAVDTGHAEYKGLGWTVLLRRDATVAFALARQLRWTIIGSGALFGLAFIALGWFLADRMTRPLLAIAAAADRIRRREHPARIPAVTGGDEVARLAHSLTGLVDSLAAQEQALLEMNASLEKRVAERTAELSEAKQLAERAAAAKSEFLANMSHEIRTPMNAVIGMAGLLLDTPLSPEQREFAETIRNSGDALLTIINEILDFSKIESGKLDIERHPFDVRECVEEALDLLAPTAAQKGLELACAVDEGVPQVVTSDVTRLRQVLVNLVSNALKFTQAGEVVVTVTSRPLDAGRHELRFTVRDTGIGIPEERLDRLFRSFSQVDASTTRQYGGTGLGLAISKRLVEMMNGAISVESRVGEGSRFSFTLEVGEATEAVLPSRGQVPPRLTGRRLLIVDDNATNREILSRQVGSWGAEATRAASGREALALFEASSRFDAAILDLHMPDMDGIDLALALRKLPDGERLPLILLSSGTRGTAERLAAVGFAAVLSKPAKSLHLHTVIAQALGAKMAPRPPTAPPLLDRRLAESHPLRILLAEDYVVNQKVALRILEKMGYRAEVAANGLEVLEALQRQRFDVVLMDVQMPEMDGLEATRRIRADLPPARQPRIIAMTASAMQGDRERCLQAGVDDYVAKPVRIEELQAALLRASGEVAVAPTEHEQPPPLSEDGFDPSKLDSLRALGEDALTEVVGLFLANTPGRLQAMREALATGDLETLERSAHSLKSSSAMLGAMRLASVCAQVETAASSGAGVGPLLEVLGREFEHAREALGLALGPR
- a CDS encoding putative toxin-antitoxin system toxin component, PIN family; translation: MAQPVPTSPSQPQSVVLDTNVILDLLVFDDPIARPLGHALTAGQLTAWADRQTLQELEWVLPMPSFKLDEAARQAVLSRYRGLVQMAPDGDLSPLPTLPRCRDRDDQKFLILAARIGSAWLVSKDKRVLSLADRRDLPFVIFTPKQAVQALARITGAAPSP
- a CDS encoding MarC family protein, which translates into the protein MGAYLTHFLVSLSAVFFVVDPIGVVPIFLAITAGDSAEKMRRTALRACLVAGGLLLFFALFGGVIFQIFGVSLAAFRVAGGILLLITALDMLRARPSETRTSHSEQQEGAHKEDVALVPLAMPLLAGPGAIASAMVLMSKGETWSMAVPVLAAIVLTFVASYYILRASHLVQRVLKQSGVAILERVMGLILAAIAVQFMADGAKDLLGR
- a CDS encoding polyprenol monophosphomannose synthase, whose protein sequence is MNRALVCIPTYNEAENIEPITQAVLKAEPRVDILVVDDNSPDGTGRIADALAAKEPRIRVFHREKKEGLGRAYLAAFRWALEQGYTYIIEMDADFSHDPRHLPTILDTAEAGADLVLGSRYVTGGGTVNWGIGRQVISQGGSLYARTILGVDVRDLTGGFKCFHRRVLESIGLDEVKSTGYAFQIELTYRTLKKGFTVREVPIVFEDRRVGHSKMSRKIFLEALTMVWKLRLTV
- the lpxB gene encoding lipid-A-disaccharide synthase translates to MTAAPQILVVTGEASGDAHASELVAALQARRPDLRFFGMGGSRLAARGVELLFSAQEVSVMGITEVLPKIPRILQVMRGLADAAQERRPVCAILVDIPDFNLRLAAKLKALGIPVAYYVSPMIWAWRQGRVKTIRQRVDRMLCILPFEEAFYRDSGVDARYVGSPVVEQVPAPASAAAFRQQLGLSVDAPTLALLPGSRMSEIRRLLPSMVGAAKQLAAERPGLQIVVPVAPTIPREEVVSRFEGSGLSPRLVEGRAPEVVGASDAAIVASGTAVLEAGLMQRPLVVVYRVSLVTYLVGRLMLKVAHVALVNLLAGRRLVPELLQGDMTPERIASEVRRVWDPGPPREEMLRGLEEVRGRLGGPGAAERAAEAVLELLPAPVKV
- a CDS encoding DUF4388 domain-containing protein → MKTLLLAESHPPTLEHLTGLLAQAGYTVRAVSEPAAAMEHFVADNPVAVVVAVDLPRLSGSHVGQLIRNHRQGARVPIIAIDKGHLGKAKGVASILDLGVSAYIPDPLKPGELAAKVDALVSAAQAVVPATGIQAMLARPAVTARDLKGYPLPEVVHLLYRQRRDGVLVVAYRELARRVFFARGVAVNYDSTARQDGLPGFLLERKIVTEAQSERVVQALGSGLRIGAALADAGVEAAGEELLQILRDYTRDRLAQMVGMRDGRFAFYEGTEFQEEVATVEIPALAPVLDGARRSIPLKVLAAPLRKHLNDYPVRSSEFGKDLPALGLDTDDLKIAMQISGRLVLRDLLAHGRGDLRRGYSLLWFLQLTGGVTFSATPVATEGVVLSGGEDVIAPRKRKPIPAETAATLREGAVKIITSSYFHSLGLDIAADMEAVERAYHETAMKFHPDTYAEYDTSELRDLLDSVQEKLSASYRVLSVEDKRKAYLQYLLSKLDVGGRANAINVEAEILIRRGETYLKRKDYRMALQLFEEAVALNPREPEYFSYLAWATYHAAPGPLKERAKAAQKVLKRALSLNAYLERAQIISAIIDNDLEDATSARKKLLKVLELNPNSQLAKAALRKVGR
- a CDS encoding ABC transporter ATP-binding protein, with amino-acid sequence MGTREALLRLLRYGRPHVGVLVSAFACMAVLGVGTGAYAYLMGPALRFLLSGGTEGFGGEHAVPWLSKLPREAALWGFPLVVVLVGVVKGVGYLGQFYFMGLFAQRVVKDLRRDLFLRLTALSPSQLSKERVGDLLSRFSSDMTAVEWAAMYTVGSYLRDTLQVLVLASVALAMSPLLGGLMLAVIPLAALPASRLTRKALKGTREGQSQLGQLAGQLHEGLGGIRTIQAFNGQAAELARFSAHTQAHEKAVVGAAWARGAVPGMMEVLAAAALAGALAYAAATRAMEPAALLSLLTAVILVYQPVKDLGRVTQFAMQAGAAGERLFALLDLRHPVEDPPGVVPAPPLQQGLRLEDVHFSYGPRRALEGLTLELPVGKVTALVGPSGGGKSTVTSLLLRFEKPQSGRLLLDGVDADRYEAASVRSRFALVTQEPLLFSGSVLDNLRFGRPDATLEEVEAAARVAHADGFIRALPQGYETLIGERGVTLSGGQRQRLCIARAVLSRAPVLVLDEATSSLDPESEREVQAALAAVLPGRTALVIAHRLSTVTAADIIHVVEAGRILESGSHEELLRAGGRYAGLWTLQTSGAERGAA